Proteins encoded by one window of Winogradskyella sp. PG-2:
- a CDS encoding sensor histidine kinase, with product MEKIIKNRRQFSIHIFIWAILYSVILFLLYSEGKEITLKICLRIAFGAVVFYTNYSLLVPHLLLKKKKIPYLLTVVVLLMIAYLVISNVFVFDLYDSRNLLDKRPSKFIIIIFFNAVIIIIGTIIRVYEQWIENDRIKTKIEVQKNKTELESLKNQLNPHFLFNSLNSIYSLTVKKSNDAPEAVIMLSELMRYMLYKANDNKVLLKDELQYIENYIKLQRIRIAKNENVKMNIRGAITTQKISPLLFISYIENAFKYGTDFKGNTEVEIDIGVKEDELQFKCINIIGSVAKDQENSGIGMQNTKNRLELLYPGKHWLTTVEKDNKFIVDLKLKLD from the coding sequence TTGGAAAAAATTATAAAAAATAGAAGACAGTTTTCGATTCACATATTTATATGGGCAATACTTTATTCAGTTATCCTGTTTTTGTTGTATTCAGAAGGTAAAGAAATTACGCTTAAAATTTGTTTAAGAATTGCGTTTGGAGCTGTGGTTTTCTACACGAACTATAGTTTATTAGTGCCGCATTTATTACTTAAGAAGAAGAAAATACCTTATCTATTAACTGTTGTCGTTCTTTTAATGATAGCCTATTTGGTCATTTCAAATGTATTCGTTTTTGATTTATATGATAGTCGAAATCTGTTAGATAAACGGCCTTCAAAATTTATAATAATTATATTTTTCAATGCAGTGATAATTATTATAGGAACAATAATTAGAGTATACGAACAATGGATAGAAAACGATAGAATTAAAACGAAAATTGAGGTTCAAAAAAATAAAACAGAATTAGAATCCCTTAAAAATCAACTAAACCCTCATTTTTTATTTAACTCTTTAAATAGTATTTATTCTTTAACCGTTAAAAAATCTAATGATGCACCAGAAGCCGTTATTATGCTTTCTGAATTAATGCGATATATGTTATATAAAGCTAATGACAATAAAGTCTTACTTAAAGACGAATTGCAATACATTGAGAATTATATTAAACTTCAACGTATAAGAATAGCAAAAAACGAAAATGTAAAAATGAATATAAGAGGTGCAATTACTACTCAAAAAATTAGTCCTTTACTATTTATATCCTATATCGAAAACGCTTTTAAATATGGAACAGATTTTAAAGGTAATACAGAGGTCGAAATAGATATTGGTGTAAAGGAGGATGAATTACAATTTAAGTGTATTAACATCATAGGAAGTGTAGCCAAAGACCAAGAGAATTCTGGTATAGGAATGCAAAATACCAAAAACCGTTTGGAGTTATTGTATCCTGGTAAGCATTGGTTAACCACAGTGGAAAAAGACAATAAATTTATAGTTGATTTAAAATTAAAATTAGACTAA
- a CDS encoding LytR/AlgR family response regulator transcription factor, with translation MRCVIIDDEPLAVDVIETYVNQIGGMEIVAKCNNPLDAITILNKHQIDLVFLDIEMPNLTGLDLVKTIENIPQFIFTTAYPQHALEGFELNATDYLVKPIPFQRFLKAVSRAKEKYALEQSIVPQAKTSSEKNNIDFIFVKSEYENIKVNVQDIEYIEGLKDYIKIHLKDQAKSLLTLSSFKAILEKLPSNFIRTHRSYIINIDCIRALQKTKVVINDIRIPIGETYKEVVLKRLGV, from the coding sequence ATGAGGTGTGTAATTATAGATGATGAGCCATTGGCAGTTGATGTTATTGAAACTTATGTTAATCAAATAGGAGGGATGGAAATTGTTGCCAAATGTAACAATCCATTAGATGCAATAACAATATTGAATAAGCATCAAATAGATTTAGTGTTTTTAGATATAGAAATGCCTAATTTAACAGGATTAGATTTGGTGAAAACAATTGAGAATATTCCGCAATTTATCTTTACAACGGCTTATCCACAGCACGCTTTAGAAGGCTTTGAATTAAATGCAACCGATTATTTGGTAAAACCTATTCCGTTTCAACGCTTTTTAAAAGCAGTTTCTCGAGCCAAAGAAAAGTATGCGTTAGAACAGTCTATTGTGCCACAAGCAAAAACTTCTTCTGAAAAAAATAATATTGACTTTATTTTCGTAAAATCAGAATATGAAAACATTAAGGTTAATGTACAAGATATAGAATATATTGAGGGGTTAAAAGATTATATTAAAATTCATCTTAAAGATCAAGCAAAATCTTTGTTAACACTATCGAGTTTTAAAGCAATTTTAGAAAAACTACCTTCAAATTTTATTCGAACACACCGTTCTTATATTATTAATATTGATTGCATTAGGGCTTTGCAAAAAACTAAAGTTGTTATTAATGATATTCGTATTCCTATTGGAGAAACCTACAAAGAAGTCGTTCTAAAAAGACTTGGAGTGTAA